In a single window of the Procambarus clarkii isolate CNS0578487 chromosome 51, FALCON_Pclarkii_2.0, whole genome shotgun sequence genome:
- the LOC138351963 gene encoding uncharacterized PE-PGRS family protein PE_PGRS10-like, with translation MVSGSVGAHGQWVCGRSWSVGLWALMVSGSVGAHGQWVCGRSWSVGLWALVVSGSVGAHGQWVCGRSWSVGLWALMVSGSVGARGQWVCGRSWSVGLWALVVSGSVGARGQWGLWALMVSGVCGRSWSVGLWALVISGACGRSWSVGLWALVVSGACGRSWSVGSVGAHGQWVCGRSWSVGSVGARGQWGLWALMVSGVCGRSWSVGMWALVVSGVCGRSWSVGSVGARGQWVCGRSWSVGSVAAHGQWGLWALVVSGSVGARGQWGLWALVVSGSVGARGQWVCGRSWSVGSVGAHGQWGLWALMVSGSVAAYGQWGLWALVVSGVCGRSWSVGSVGARGQWGLWVLMVSGSVGARGQWGLWALMVSGSVGARGQWVCGRSWSVESVGAHDQWSLWALMASGVCGRS, from the coding sequence ATGGTCAGTGGGTCTGTGGGCGCTCATGGTCAGTGGGTCTGTGGGCGCTCGTGGTCAGTGGGTCTGTGGGCGCTCATGGTCAGTGGGTCTGTGGGCGCTCATGGTCAGTGGGTCTGTGGGCGCTCATGGTCAGTGGGTCTGTGGGCGCTCGTGGTCAGTGGGTCTGTGGGCGCTCATGGTCAGTGGGTCTGTGGGCGCTCATGGTCAGTGGGTCTGTGGGCGCTCATGGTCAGTGGGTCTGTGGGCGCTCGTGGTCAGTGGGTCTGTGGGCGCTCATGGTCAGTGGGTCTGTGGGCGCTCGTGGTCAGTGGGTCTGTGGGCGCTCGTGGTCAGTGGGGTCTGTGGGCGCTCATGGTCAGTGGGGTCTGTGGGCGCTCGTGGTCAGTGGGTCTGTGGGCGCTCGTGATCAGTGGGGCCTGTGGGCGCTCGTGGTCAGTGGGTCTGTGGGCGCTCGTGGTCAGTGGGGCCTGTGGGCGCTCGTGGTCAGTGGGGTCTGTGGGCGCTCATGGTCAGTGGGTCTGTGGGCGCTCGTGGTCAGTGGGGTCTGTGGGCGCTCGTGGTCAGTGGGGTCTGTGGGCGCTCATGGTCAGTGGGGTCTGTGGGCGCTCGTGGTCAGTGGGTATGTGGGCGCTCGTGGTCAGTGGGGTCTGTGGGCGCTCATGGTCAGTGGGGTCTGTGGGCGCTCGTGGTCAGTGGGTCTGTGGCCGCTCATGGTCAGTGGGGTCTGTGGCCGCTCATGGTCAGTGGGGTCTGTGGGCGCTCGTGGTCAGTGGGTCTGTGGGCGCTCGTGGTCAGTGGGGTCTGTGGGCGCTCGTGGTCAGTGGGTCTGTGGGCGCTCGTGGTCAGTGGGTCTGTGGGCGCTCGTGGTCAGTGGGGTCTGTGGGCGCTCATGGTCAGTGGGGTCTGTGGGCGCTCATGGTCAGTGGGTCTGTGGCCGCTTATGGTCAGTGGGGTCTGTGGGCGCTCGTGGTCAGTGGGGTCTGTGGGCGCTCGTGGTCAGTGGGGTCTGTGGGCGCTCGTGGTCAGTGGGGTCTGTGGGTGCTCATGGTCAGTGGGTCTGTGGGCGCTCGTGGTCAGTGGGGTCTGTGGGCGCTCATGGTCAGTGGGTCTGTGGGCGCTCGTGGTCAGTGGGTCTGTGGGCGCTCATGGTCAGTGGAGTCTGTGGGCGCTCATGACCAGTGGAGTCTGTGGGCGCTCATGGCCAGTGGGGTCTGTGGGCGCTCATGA